A region of the Desulfurobacterium indicum genome:
CAGGTATTGTGAAGTTGCCTGCACTATGGTTCACAGTGAATCAAAAGACCCCATTAAGGCCTATAAACTTGAAGATCTTTTGCCAAGACCAACCGTCGAGGTAGAGGGTCCCGTTTCCATATCTGTGATGTGCAGACACTGTAAACACCCGTTTTGCCTTGACGCCTGCATATCAGGTGCTATCTGGCAGGATAAAAACGGTGCTGTTCACCTTGACGAAGATGTGTGCGTTGGATGCTGGAGCTGTGTTTTAGTGTGTCCTTTCGGTGCAGTTCATCCACATCTTAATAAAAGACACTCTTTAAAGTGTGACCTCTGTGAAGGAAGAGATTTCCCCGCATGTGTTGAAGCATGTCCAAACAGAGCGCTCGTTTACGACAGGGAGAGGTGAGAATGAAATATGTAATAGTAGGCAACAGTGCTGCAGCAGTGGGCTGTATAAATGGTATTAGAAAAGTTGATAAGGAAGGCGAAATAACAGTTATCACCTACGAAAAGGAAGGTTGCTACTCAAAGCCAATGATAGCCGATATTCTCGTTGACCTTCCTGAAGAGAAACTAATCTACAAAGATAAAAAATTCTTTGAACAGAAAAACGTAAGAGTGTTACTTGGAACAAAGGTAATAAAGATTGATCCAGAGAAGAGAGAAGTTGTTCTTGACACTGGAATAGCTGAAAACTACGACAAACTTTTAATCTCTACAGGTGCAAAACCGTTTGTACCGCCAATCAAAGGCAGTGAAAAAGAAGGCGTCTTCACATTTACAGAGCTATCAAAAGCAAAAGCCGCAAAAGAGTATATAACAAAAAATGGCGTCAAAGATGTTGTTGTAATTGGCTCAGGTTTTATAGGTCTTGAAGTTGCCTATTTCTTAAGAAAGAAAGGAATAAACGTTTACGTTATAGAACTTCTCAACAAGGTACTTGGAAAAGCGCTTGACAACAGGGGCTCTGAAATCGTAGAGAAAATAATGAGAGATATCGGTATAAACTTCTTTTTTGAAGATACTATAGAAGAAATCCTTGGAAATGAGAAAGTAGAAAGCGTAAAACTTAAATCCGGAAAAATTATTAATGCTGAAATGGTAATTGTTGCAATAGGTGTTAGACCGAACACGGAACTTGCCCAAACGGCAGAAATAAAAGTAAACCGTGGCATCGACACAAATCTGTTCATGGAAACATCCATTCCAGATATATATGCTGCCGGAGACTGTGTAGAAAACATAGACATTACAGACAACACAAAGAAAAACCTTCCACTTTTTCCCCTCGCCTTTGAACAGGGACTTGTTGCCGGACTTAATATGGCTGGAAAGAAGATGAAATATCTGGGCGGACTTCCTCTCAACTCACTAAAATTCCTTGAAGAGGTTCCGGTCCTCAACGCAGGCATCGTGGAACCGCCAGACTCAACATACGAAGTCCTTGTAAACGATAGGTTTGAAAAGAGGGGATACTACCGAAAAGCTATAATTAAAGATAACCGCCTTGTAGGCTTTGTTGCCATAGGAGAGGTTGACCGCGTCGGTATTCTCACAGGTATTATCAGACAGAAGCTTGACGTATCAACATTTAAAGAAAAGCTAATTGACATAGACTTTGGTCTTGTTCACCTTCCAAAGAATTGGAGAGAGGCAAGAATCCAGCAAGATAAAACAGGCTATAACGACTGGAGGCCCGAAGAATGATGAGTTA
Encoded here:
- a CDS encoding 4Fe-4S dicluster domain-containing protein, translated to MEQKQQNKKRRNLYKVYPIEENCISCRYCEVACTMVHSESKDPIKAYKLEDLLPRPTVEVEGPVSISVMCRHCKHPFCLDACISGAIWQDKNGAVHLDEDVCVGCWSCVLVCPFGAVHPHLNKRHSLKCDLCEGRDFPACVEACPNRALVYDRER
- a CDS encoding NAD(P)/FAD-dependent oxidoreductase gives rise to the protein MKYVIVGNSAAAVGCINGIRKVDKEGEITVITYEKEGCYSKPMIADILVDLPEEKLIYKDKKFFEQKNVRVLLGTKVIKIDPEKREVVLDTGIAENYDKLLISTGAKPFVPPIKGSEKEGVFTFTELSKAKAAKEYITKNGVKDVVVIGSGFIGLEVAYFLRKKGINVYVIELLNKVLGKALDNRGSEIVEKIMRDIGINFFFEDTIEEILGNEKVESVKLKSGKIINAEMVIVAIGVRPNTELAQTAEIKVNRGIDTNLFMETSIPDIYAAGDCVENIDITDNTKKNLPLFPLAFEQGLVAGLNMAGKKMKYLGGLPLNSLKFLEEVPVLNAGIVEPPDSTYEVLVNDRFEKRGYYRKAIIKDNRLVGFVAIGEVDRVGILTGIIRQKLDVSTFKEKLIDIDFGLVHLPKNWREARIQQDKTGYNDWRPEE